Proteins co-encoded in one Cupriavidus nantongensis genomic window:
- a CDS encoding RidA family protein, whose amino-acid sequence MSQTSVYDTLARLGIELPAVSAPAAAYVMAAQTGNTVFLSGHIARKDGKVWTGKLGQDIDTDTGKAAARAVAIDLLATLHAHVGDLNRVTRIVKVMSLVNSTTDFTEQHLVTNGASELLAEVFGDKGKHARSAFGVAQVPLGACVEIELIAEVQG is encoded by the coding sequence ATGTCCCAAACCTCGGTCTACGACACCCTTGCCCGCCTCGGCATCGAACTGCCGGCCGTCAGCGCCCCCGCCGCCGCCTACGTGATGGCCGCGCAGACCGGCAACACCGTGTTCCTGTCCGGCCATATCGCGCGCAAGGACGGCAAGGTATGGACCGGCAAGCTGGGCCAGGACATCGACACCGACACCGGCAAGGCCGCCGCCCGCGCCGTCGCCATCGACCTGCTGGCGACGCTGCATGCGCATGTCGGCGACCTGAACCGCGTCACCCGCATCGTCAAGGTGATGAGCCTGGTCAATTCGACCACCGACTTCACCGAGCAGCACCTGGTCACCAACGGCGCCTCCGAGCTGCTGGCCGAGGTCTTCGGCGACAAGGGCAAGCACGCGCGCAGCGCCTTCGGGGTGGCGCAGGTGCCGCTGGGCGCCTGCGTCGAGATCGAACTGATCGCCGAAGTGCAGGGCTGA
- a CDS encoding L-lactate permease, producing the protein MWSQVYDPLGNMALSTIAAGIPVAVLLAALAFFHMQAHLAAGLALLIGIVVASTVFGMPAAMAGKAAGLGIVSGLFPIGWIVLNIIFLHRLTTLNGSFKVLQNSISGITEDRRLQLLLVAFSFGAFFEGAAGFGTPVAVTGAILIGLGFSPLAASGLALIANTAPVAYGALGAPIIGLASVTGLDLLDLSAMIGRQLPFFSVIVPFWLIWAFAGFRGMLAIWPAILVAGVSFAIPQYLVSNFHGPWLVDVIAALVSMGALTLFLKVWHPKEIWTSTKILGRHDDSKVDHPEALEADARASAASAGISVAKAWMPWVILTVFVFVWGIPEFKKLMDSLWAWKFPVPGLDKAIVKVPPVVPKEVIEGAVFNFNVLSMAGTGIFVSALAGGLLMGYSVPRLFKEYWETIKLVRYSLLTICAMFGVGYLTRYSGLDATLGLAFAHTGVFYPLFGTMLGWLGVALTGSDTASNVLFGGLQKTTAEQLGLSPVLMASANSSGGVMGKMIDAQSIVVASTATKWYGHEGDILRYVFFHSIVLAVLVGLFVTLQAYVPPFTHMVIHHP; encoded by the coding sequence GTGTGGAGTCAAGTCTATGACCCGCTAGGCAATATGGCGCTGTCGACCATTGCCGCGGGCATTCCCGTCGCCGTGCTGCTGGCAGCGCTGGCGTTCTTTCATATGCAGGCGCACCTGGCGGCGGGCCTGGCGCTGCTGATCGGCATCGTGGTGGCGTCGACCGTGTTCGGCATGCCGGCGGCGATGGCGGGCAAGGCCGCAGGGCTGGGCATCGTCTCCGGGCTGTTCCCCATCGGCTGGATCGTGCTGAACATCATCTTCCTGCACCGGCTCACCACGCTGAACGGATCGTTCAAGGTCTTGCAGAACTCGATCTCCGGCATCACCGAAGACCGCCGCCTGCAGCTGCTGCTGGTGGCGTTCAGCTTCGGCGCCTTCTTCGAGGGCGCGGCGGGCTTCGGCACGCCGGTGGCCGTGACCGGCGCGATCCTGATCGGGCTGGGCTTCTCGCCGCTGGCGGCCTCGGGCCTGGCGCTGATCGCCAACACCGCGCCGGTGGCGTACGGCGCGCTGGGCGCGCCGATCATCGGGCTGGCGTCGGTGACCGGGCTGGACCTGCTCGACCTGTCGGCAATGATCGGCCGGCAGCTGCCGTTCTTCTCGGTGATCGTGCCGTTCTGGCTGATCTGGGCCTTCGCCGGCTTCCGCGGCATGCTGGCGATCTGGCCGGCGATCCTGGTGGCGGGCGTGAGCTTCGCCATCCCGCAATACCTGGTGTCGAACTTCCACGGCCCGTGGCTGGTGGACGTGATCGCCGCGCTGGTGTCGATGGGCGCGCTGACGCTGTTCCTGAAGGTCTGGCATCCGAAGGAAATCTGGACCTCGACCAAGATCCTGGGCCGCCACGACGACTCCAAGGTCGACCACCCCGAGGCGCTCGAGGCCGACGCACGCGCCAGTGCCGCGTCGGCCGGGATCTCGGTGGCCAAGGCGTGGATGCCGTGGGTGATCCTGACGGTGTTCGTGTTCGTCTGGGGCATCCCCGAGTTCAAGAAGCTGATGGACAGCCTGTGGGCCTGGAAATTCCCGGTGCCGGGCCTCGACAAGGCCATCGTCAAGGTGCCGCCGGTGGTGCCGAAGGAAGTCATCGAAGGCGCGGTGTTCAACTTCAACGTGCTGTCGATGGCCGGCACCGGCATCTTCGTCTCGGCCCTCGCCGGCGGCCTGCTGATGGGCTACTCGGTGCCGCGGCTGTTCAAGGAATACTGGGAAACCATCAAGCTGGTGCGCTACTCGCTGCTGACCATCTGCGCCATGTTCGGCGTCGGCTACCTGACCCGCTACTCGGGCCTCGATGCCACGCTGGGCCTGGCCTTTGCGCACACCGGCGTGTTCTACCCGCTGTTCGGCACCATGCTGGGCTGGCTGGGGGTGGCGCTGACCGGCTCGGACACCGCCTCGAACGTGCTGTTCGGCGGCCTGCAGAAAACCACCGCCGAGCAGTTGGGCCTGTCGCCGGTGCTGATGGCATCGGCCAACAGCTCTGGCGGCGTGATGGGCAAGATGATCGACGCGCAGTCGATCGTGGTCGCCTCGACCGCGACCAAGTGGTACGGCCACGAGGGCGACATCCTGCGCTACGTGTTCTTTCACTCGATCGTGCTGGCGGTCCTGGTGGGCCTGTTCGTGACGCTGCAGGCCTACGTGCCGCCGTTCACGCATATGGTGATCCACCACCCCTGA
- a CDS encoding PLP-dependent aminotransferase family protein, with amino-acid sequence MKWAISRRAQQLTSSAIREILKVTERPEVISFAGGLPSPASFPVAAMEAATARVFADNPQAALQYAATEGYLPLREFVARRHDVSVERVLITTGSQQALDLIAKVMIDPGSKVMVETPSYLGALQAFSLFEPEFVSIPSDDKGLLPEALTPELTAGARFLYALPNFQNPTGRRLPLERRQALVARAQELGVLLVEDDPYGALSYTGDQLPSLLSMNPDGVIYMGSFSKVLAPGMRLGYVIAPPELHFKLCQAKQASDLHTPTFTQRVAYETVRDGLLDTHIPTIRELYGKQCQTMLDALARHMPEGVSWNAPEGGMFIWMELPEGLDSMVILEEAVRRNVAYVPGAPFYANNPRRNTLRLAFVTVPAERIEQGVAILGELFREAIAAARQPRAA; translated from the coding sequence ATGAAATGGGCCATTTCCCGCCGGGCGCAGCAACTCACCAGCTCGGCCATCCGCGAAATCCTGAAGGTCACCGAGCGTCCGGAAGTCATTTCGTTCGCCGGCGGCCTGCCGTCGCCGGCGTCGTTCCCGGTAGCGGCGATGGAAGCCGCGACGGCCCGCGTGTTCGCCGACAACCCGCAGGCGGCGCTGCAATACGCCGCGACCGAAGGCTACCTGCCGCTGCGCGAGTTCGTCGCCCGGCGCCATGACGTGTCGGTCGAGCGCGTGCTGATCACCACCGGCTCGCAGCAGGCGCTGGACCTGATCGCCAAGGTGATGATCGACCCGGGCAGCAAGGTGATGGTGGAAACCCCCAGCTACCTCGGCGCGCTGCAGGCGTTCTCGCTGTTCGAGCCGGAATTCGTCTCGATCCCGAGCGACGACAAGGGCCTGCTGCCCGAGGCGCTGACGCCCGAGCTGACCGCCGGCGCACGCTTCCTGTACGCGCTGCCCAATTTCCAGAACCCGACCGGGCGCCGCCTGCCGCTGGAGCGCCGCCAGGCGCTGGTGGCGCGCGCGCAGGAACTGGGCGTGCTGCTGGTCGAGGACGATCCGTACGGCGCGCTCAGCTACACCGGCGACCAGCTGCCGAGCCTGCTGTCGATGAACCCCGACGGCGTGATCTACATGGGCTCGTTCTCGAAGGTGCTGGCCCCCGGCATGCGCCTGGGCTACGTGATCGCCCCGCCCGAGCTGCACTTCAAGCTGTGCCAGGCCAAGCAGGCATCGGACCTGCACACGCCCACCTTTACCCAGCGCGTGGCCTACGAGACCGTGCGCGACGGCCTGCTCGACACCCATATCCCGACCATCCGCGAGCTCTACGGCAAGCAGTGCCAGACCATGCTGGACGCTCTCGCGCGCCACATGCCCGAGGGCGTCAGCTGGAATGCGCCCGAAGGCGGCATGTTCATCTGGATGGAGCTGCCCGAGGGGCTGGACAGCATGGTGATCCTGGAAGAAGCGGTCAGGCGCAACGTCGCCTACGTGCCGGGTGCGCCGTTCTACGCCAACAACCCCAGGCGCAACACGCTGCGCCTGGCCTTCGTCACGGTGCCGGCGGAGCGCATCGAGCAGGGCGTGGCCATCCTCGGCGAGCTGTTCCGCGAAGCCATCGCCGCGGCACGGCAGCCGCGCGCGGCCTGA
- a CDS encoding LysE family translocator, with translation MTEFLPPWPLLTAFVLASLALAITPGPAVVYIVTRTLAQGRQAGLASIGAVALGNLGNAIGASLGLAVLFSVSALAFTVVKYAGAAYLIWLGIRALRGGGAGSDGGTPEVSPRSLRQVVRDGFVVALLNPKTAIFFAAFLPQFMNPAGSALAQSLALGVAFVLIAATTDACYVMAAAAVMPALRRAGRARALGRYLTGAAFIGLGVFTAASGSRAPK, from the coding sequence ATGACTGAATTCCTTCCGCCGTGGCCGTTGCTGACCGCCTTCGTGCTGGCCAGCCTGGCGCTGGCGATCACGCCGGGCCCGGCCGTGGTCTATATCGTCACGCGCACGCTGGCGCAGGGCCGGCAGGCCGGGCTGGCCTCGATCGGCGCGGTGGCGCTGGGCAACCTGGGCAATGCCATTGGCGCCTCGCTGGGGCTGGCGGTGCTGTTCTCGGTCTCGGCGCTGGCGTTCACGGTGGTCAAGTACGCCGGGGCGGCCTACCTGATCTGGCTTGGCATCCGCGCGCTGCGCGGTGGCGGCGCGGGCTCGGATGGCGGCACGCCGGAAGTGTCGCCGCGCAGCCTGCGCCAGGTGGTGCGCGATGGCTTCGTGGTGGCGCTGCTCAACCCCAAGACCGCGATCTTCTTCGCCGCCTTCCTGCCGCAGTTCATGAACCCGGCGGGCTCGGCGCTGGCGCAGAGCCTGGCGCTGGGCGTGGCCTTCGTGCTGATCGCCGCGACCACCGACGCCTGCTACGTGATGGCCGCCGCCGCGGTGATGCCGGCACTGCGCCGCGCCGGCCGGGCACGCGCGCTGGGCCGCTACCTGACCGGCGCGGCCTTTATCGGGCTGGGGGTGTTCACGGCGGCGTCGGGCTCGCGCGCGCCGAAGTAG
- a CDS encoding glutathione S-transferase family protein — translation MLRIWGRLSSINVQKVVWCARELHLDHERIDIGVTKGDLDTEAYVRLNPNRQIPVIEDFRGTDVGGEPFVLWESNAIVRYLCARYGEGTLWPEDVKARASADRWMDWQTTAFSPAMVTAFLNLVRKPAAERDPAAIEASCERTEPLAALLDQALAGREFIGGDRFTMADISLACAARWMGLPRQHQPRPDLERWLNAMRARPAAGGILELPLR, via the coding sequence ATGTTGCGTATCTGGGGCCGGCTTTCCTCCATCAACGTGCAGAAGGTGGTCTGGTGCGCGCGCGAGCTGCACCTGGACCATGAGCGCATCGATATCGGCGTGACCAAGGGCGACCTCGACACCGAGGCCTACGTGCGCCTGAACCCGAACCGCCAGATCCCGGTGATCGAGGATTTCCGCGGCACGGATGTCGGCGGCGAGCCCTTCGTGCTGTGGGAGTCCAATGCGATCGTGCGCTACCTGTGCGCGCGCTACGGCGAGGGCACGCTGTGGCCCGAGGACGTCAAGGCGCGCGCCTCGGCCGACCGCTGGATGGACTGGCAGACCACCGCCTTCAGCCCGGCGATGGTGACCGCGTTCCTGAACCTGGTGCGCAAGCCCGCAGCCGAGCGCGACCCGGCCGCCATCGAGGCCTCGTGCGAGCGCACCGAGCCACTGGCCGCGCTGCTCGACCAGGCCCTGGCCGGGCGCGAGTTCATCGGCGGCGATCGCTTCACCATGGCCGACATCTCGCTGGCCTGCGCCGCGCGCTGGATGGGACTGCCGCGCCAGCACCAGCCGCGCCCCGATCTGGAGCGCTGGCTCAACGCCATGCGCGCCCGCCCCGCCGCGGGCGGCATCCTGGAACTGCCGCTGCGCTGA